The following are encoded together in the Bicyclus anynana chromosome 2, ilBicAnyn1.1, whole genome shotgun sequence genome:
- the LOC112055807 gene encoding myrosinase 1 isoform X3 gives MSVTFFSAFLQLTWASSLSFPSDFKFGSATASYQVEGGWDADGKGPSIWDRYVHEFPGDIKGNATGDVAGDSYHQWREDVKAAAKMKLQFYRFSINWPRVLPTGFANEINPAGVKYYSDLIDALLAEGIEPIVTIFHWELPVKMQDLGGWTNPLIVKWFGDYARVVYTLYADRVKTWLTLNEPNTVCDYFYNSGVFATRIKESDFAPFLCNKHMMLAHATAYRIFDKEFRPKYKGKISIAPHALWIEPATPEDEALAELGRQHQLGRYSHPIYSKEGGWPPSVEKVMLEHSLQQGHTESRLPAFTEQEIEFMKGTADYYAMNQYTTYVIRPSKAGDEAGMWFLTGSPELQATLYHPEKATYGTAYILPVYPEGMRKMMSWVKQQYGDYPILITENGFSSTGSQLDDHQRVDYIKNYLEQILLAMYKDKVKVMGYTAWSLIDSFEWMDGYETKFGLYEIDYNHPNRTRTPRLSSFYYSCVIAERSLDVAESCYKKDSSKVSSDDKNEIDKKYSPPVNDEL, from the exons atgtcggtgacttttttTAG CGCATTCTTACAACTAACATGGGCCTCCTCACTCAGTTTTCCATCAGATTTCAAATTCGGTTCTGCGACAGCTTCATACCAAGTGGAAGGTGGTTGGGATGCTGATG GCAAAGGTCCAAGCATTTGGGACAGATATGTCCACGAGTTTCCTGGTGACATCAAGGGCAACGCGACGGGAGACGTGGCCGGCGACTCATACCATCAATGGCGGGAAGACGTGAAAGCTGCGGCCAAGATGAAACTGCAGTTTTACAG atTCTCAATAAATTGGCCTCGGGTATTGCCCACGGGTTTCGCCAATGAGATCAACCCGGCCGGTGTGAAGTACTACAGCGACCTGATCGACGCTCTCCTCGCTGAGGGCATTGAACCCATCGTCACCATATTTCACTGGGAACTGCCTGTGAAGATGCAAGATCTTG GAGGCTGGACTAACCCTCTCATCGTCAAATGGTTTGGGGACTACGCGAGGGTGGTATATACGCTCTACGCGGATCGCGTTAAGACTTGGCTGACTCTCAACGAGCCAAACACCGTCTGCGACTATTTCTACAACTCTGGCGTCTTCGCCACGAGGATCAAGGAGTCAGATTTCGCACCATTCCTGTGTAATAAACATATGATGCTGGCACACGCTACAGCCTACAGGATATTTGATAAGGAGTTCAGGCCAAAATATAAAG GTAAAATCTCAATCGCACCGCATGCGCTCTGGATCGAACCTGCTACTCCTGAAGACGAGGCTTTGGCAGAACTTGGTAGACAACATCAG TTGGGTAGATACTCCCATCCGATATACTCCAAGGAGGGTGGCTGGCCGCCGTCGGTAGAGAAGGTGATGCTGGAGCACAGCTTACAGCAGGGACACACGGAATCCAGACTACCAGCATTCACAGAACAGGAGATCGAATTTATGAAAG GCACAGCGGACTATTACGCAATGAACCAATACACCACATACGTGATCAGGCCGAGCAAGGCCGGAGACGAGGCCGGAATGTGGTTCCTGACCGGCTCCCCGGAGTTGCAGGCCACTTTGTACCACCCGGAAAAAGCCACCTACGGAACGGCGTATATACTACCG GTGTACCCAGAGGGTATGCGAAAAATGATGTCATGGGTGAAGCAGCAATACGGTGACTATCCCATCCTCATCACAGAGAATGGCTTCTCCTCCACCGGCTCTCAGCTGGACGACCACCAGCGAGTCGACTACATCAAGAACTATTTAGAACAA ATACTACTCGCCATGTACAAGGATAAAGTGAAGGTGATGGGCTACACAGCCTGGTCTCTCATCGACAGCTTCGAATGGATGGACGGATATGA gaCTAAATTCGGACTCTACGAGATAGACTACAACCATCCGAACCGCACTCGGACGCCGCGCTTATCTTCGTTCTACTATTCTTGCGTCATTGCGGAGAGATCTCTCGACGTTGCCGAGTCTTGCTACAAGAAAGACTCGAGCAAAGTTTCTTCCGACGACAAGAATGAAATAGACAAGAAATATAGTCCTCCGGTTAATGATGAACTTTAA
- the LOC112055807 gene encoding myrosinase 1 isoform X2 has protein sequence MTMLPYQAIVLCAFLQLTWASSLSFPSDFKFGSATASYQVEGGWDADGKGPSIWDRYVHEFPGDIKGNATGDVAGDSYHQWREDVKAAAKMKLQFYRFSINWPRVLPTGFANEINPAGVKYYSDLIDALLAEGIEPIVTIFHWELPVKMQDLGGWTNPLIVKWFGDYARVVYTLYADRVKTWLTLNEPNTVCDYFYNSGVFATRIKESDFAPFLCNKHMMLAHATAYRIFDKEFRPKYKGKISIAPHALWIEPATPEDEALAELGRQHQLGRYSHPIYSKEGGWPPSVEKVMLEHSLQQGHTESRLPAFTEQEIEFMKGTADYYAMNQYTTYVIRPSKAGDEAGMWFLTGSPELQATLYHPEKATYGTAYILPVYPEGMRKMMSWVKQQYGDYPILITENGFSSTGSQLDDHQRVDYIKNYLEQILLAMYKDKVKVMGYTAWSLIDSFEWMDGYETKFGLYEIDYNHPNRTRTPRLSSFYYSCVIAERSLDVAESCYKKDSSKVSSDDKNEIDKKYSPPVNDEL, from the exons ATGACCATGTTACCATACCAGGCAATCGTTTTGTG CGCATTCTTACAACTAACATGGGCCTCCTCACTCAGTTTTCCATCAGATTTCAAATTCGGTTCTGCGACAGCTTCATACCAAGTGGAAGGTGGTTGGGATGCTGATG GCAAAGGTCCAAGCATTTGGGACAGATATGTCCACGAGTTTCCTGGTGACATCAAGGGCAACGCGACGGGAGACGTGGCCGGCGACTCATACCATCAATGGCGGGAAGACGTGAAAGCTGCGGCCAAGATGAAACTGCAGTTTTACAG atTCTCAATAAATTGGCCTCGGGTATTGCCCACGGGTTTCGCCAATGAGATCAACCCGGCCGGTGTGAAGTACTACAGCGACCTGATCGACGCTCTCCTCGCTGAGGGCATTGAACCCATCGTCACCATATTTCACTGGGAACTGCCTGTGAAGATGCAAGATCTTG GAGGCTGGACTAACCCTCTCATCGTCAAATGGTTTGGGGACTACGCGAGGGTGGTATATACGCTCTACGCGGATCGCGTTAAGACTTGGCTGACTCTCAACGAGCCAAACACCGTCTGCGACTATTTCTACAACTCTGGCGTCTTCGCCACGAGGATCAAGGAGTCAGATTTCGCACCATTCCTGTGTAATAAACATATGATGCTGGCACACGCTACAGCCTACAGGATATTTGATAAGGAGTTCAGGCCAAAATATAAAG GTAAAATCTCAATCGCACCGCATGCGCTCTGGATCGAACCTGCTACTCCTGAAGACGAGGCTTTGGCAGAACTTGGTAGACAACATCAG TTGGGTAGATACTCCCATCCGATATACTCCAAGGAGGGTGGCTGGCCGCCGTCGGTAGAGAAGGTGATGCTGGAGCACAGCTTACAGCAGGGACACACGGAATCCAGACTACCAGCATTCACAGAACAGGAGATCGAATTTATGAAAG GCACAGCGGACTATTACGCAATGAACCAATACACCACATACGTGATCAGGCCGAGCAAGGCCGGAGACGAGGCCGGAATGTGGTTCCTGACCGGCTCCCCGGAGTTGCAGGCCACTTTGTACCACCCGGAAAAAGCCACCTACGGAACGGCGTATATACTACCG GTGTACCCAGAGGGTATGCGAAAAATGATGTCATGGGTGAAGCAGCAATACGGTGACTATCCCATCCTCATCACAGAGAATGGCTTCTCCTCCACCGGCTCTCAGCTGGACGACCACCAGCGAGTCGACTACATCAAGAACTATTTAGAACAA ATACTACTCGCCATGTACAAGGATAAAGTGAAGGTGATGGGCTACACAGCCTGGTCTCTCATCGACAGCTTCGAATGGATGGACGGATATGA gaCTAAATTCGGACTCTACGAGATAGACTACAACCATCCGAACCGCACTCGGACGCCGCGCTTATCTTCGTTCTACTATTCTTGCGTCATTGCGGAGAGATCTCTCGACGTTGCCGAGTCTTGCTACAAGAAAGACTCGAGCAAAGTTTCTTCCGACGACAAGAATGAAATAGACAAGAAATATAGTCCTCCGGTTAATGATGAACTTTAA
- the LOC112055807 gene encoding myrosinase 1 isoform X1 — MSLLKDVHAHLILVRNERMLAFLQLTWASSLSFPSDFKFGSATASYQVEGGWDADGKGPSIWDRYVHEFPGDIKGNATGDVAGDSYHQWREDVKAAAKMKLQFYRFSINWPRVLPTGFANEINPAGVKYYSDLIDALLAEGIEPIVTIFHWELPVKMQDLGGWTNPLIVKWFGDYARVVYTLYADRVKTWLTLNEPNTVCDYFYNSGVFATRIKESDFAPFLCNKHMMLAHATAYRIFDKEFRPKYKGKISIAPHALWIEPATPEDEALAELGRQHQLGRYSHPIYSKEGGWPPSVEKVMLEHSLQQGHTESRLPAFTEQEIEFMKGTADYYAMNQYTTYVIRPSKAGDEAGMWFLTGSPELQATLYHPEKATYGTAYILPVYPEGMRKMMSWVKQQYGDYPILITENGFSSTGSQLDDHQRVDYIKNYLEQILLAMYKDKVKVMGYTAWSLIDSFEWMDGYETKFGLYEIDYNHPNRTRTPRLSSFYYSCVIAERSLDVAESCYKKDSSKVSSDDKNEIDKKYSPPVNDEL; from the exons atgtcattactcaaagacgtgcacgcacatcttattttagtacgcaacgagcgcatgct CGCATTCTTACAACTAACATGGGCCTCCTCACTCAGTTTTCCATCAGATTTCAAATTCGGTTCTGCGACAGCTTCATACCAAGTGGAAGGTGGTTGGGATGCTGATG GCAAAGGTCCAAGCATTTGGGACAGATATGTCCACGAGTTTCCTGGTGACATCAAGGGCAACGCGACGGGAGACGTGGCCGGCGACTCATACCATCAATGGCGGGAAGACGTGAAAGCTGCGGCCAAGATGAAACTGCAGTTTTACAG atTCTCAATAAATTGGCCTCGGGTATTGCCCACGGGTTTCGCCAATGAGATCAACCCGGCCGGTGTGAAGTACTACAGCGACCTGATCGACGCTCTCCTCGCTGAGGGCATTGAACCCATCGTCACCATATTTCACTGGGAACTGCCTGTGAAGATGCAAGATCTTG GAGGCTGGACTAACCCTCTCATCGTCAAATGGTTTGGGGACTACGCGAGGGTGGTATATACGCTCTACGCGGATCGCGTTAAGACTTGGCTGACTCTCAACGAGCCAAACACCGTCTGCGACTATTTCTACAACTCTGGCGTCTTCGCCACGAGGATCAAGGAGTCAGATTTCGCACCATTCCTGTGTAATAAACATATGATGCTGGCACACGCTACAGCCTACAGGATATTTGATAAGGAGTTCAGGCCAAAATATAAAG GTAAAATCTCAATCGCACCGCATGCGCTCTGGATCGAACCTGCTACTCCTGAAGACGAGGCTTTGGCAGAACTTGGTAGACAACATCAG TTGGGTAGATACTCCCATCCGATATACTCCAAGGAGGGTGGCTGGCCGCCGTCGGTAGAGAAGGTGATGCTGGAGCACAGCTTACAGCAGGGACACACGGAATCCAGACTACCAGCATTCACAGAACAGGAGATCGAATTTATGAAAG GCACAGCGGACTATTACGCAATGAACCAATACACCACATACGTGATCAGGCCGAGCAAGGCCGGAGACGAGGCCGGAATGTGGTTCCTGACCGGCTCCCCGGAGTTGCAGGCCACTTTGTACCACCCGGAAAAAGCCACCTACGGAACGGCGTATATACTACCG GTGTACCCAGAGGGTATGCGAAAAATGATGTCATGGGTGAAGCAGCAATACGGTGACTATCCCATCCTCATCACAGAGAATGGCTTCTCCTCCACCGGCTCTCAGCTGGACGACCACCAGCGAGTCGACTACATCAAGAACTATTTAGAACAA ATACTACTCGCCATGTACAAGGATAAAGTGAAGGTGATGGGCTACACAGCCTGGTCTCTCATCGACAGCTTCGAATGGATGGACGGATATGA gaCTAAATTCGGACTCTACGAGATAGACTACAACCATCCGAACCGCACTCGGACGCCGCGCTTATCTTCGTTCTACTATTCTTGCGTCATTGCGGAGAGATCTCTCGACGTTGCCGAGTCTTGCTACAAGAAAGACTCGAGCAAAGTTTCTTCCGACGACAAGAATGAAATAGACAAGAAATATAGTCCTCCGGTTAATGATGAACTTTAA
- the LOC112055805 gene encoding myrosinase 1, protein MSAFQAVVLCTLITTSLAKDLWSFPPNLKFGAASASYQVEGGWKDDGKGENIWDKYVHDHSGLIKGGVTGDIAADSYHRWRDDVKVAAKMKLQFYRFSINWPRILPTGFTNKINQAGVDYYSDLIDGLLAEGIEPIVTMYHWELPVAIQDLGGWANPLIVEWFGDFARVIFKIYAERVRTWLTFNEPVAFCDYGYNSGMYAPGVQEQIYGPYLCNKHVLLAHAKAYRIFHKEFRPRYTGKISLANNVLWIEPLDLSYSSLAELGRQHQTGRYSHPIFSKEGGWPPSIEKLMEEYSLKQGFKESRLPKFTRHEIEFIKGTADFYGLNYYTTNMIRPAIPGDKPGIWFLNGSPELNATLLKPKGAYYGHDDLLPVKPEGLRKELNWLKEQYGDIDFFITENGYSTTAYNLADYERVKYMRDHLEQMLLSIKEDKVSVVGYAAWSLVDNFEWLGGYSTKFGLYEIDYEHPNRTRTARASAHYYRCVIEKRSLDVPKSCYVKNYTHNRTRRTDNLAPNRGISTQCTIVLNILVLAVGFILSTIITIN, encoded by the exons TACTCTAATAACGACGTCTTTGGCGAAGGATTTGTGGAGCTTTCCACCTAACCTCAAGTTTGGCGCTGCGTCGGCATCTTATCAAGTTGAAGGAGGTTGGAAAGATGATG gCAAGGGGGAAAATATATGGGACAAATACGTCCATGATCATTCAGGGCTGATAAAGGGCGGCGTCACCGGGGACATTGCCGCCGACTCGTACCACCGTTGGCGGGACGACGTGAAGGTCGCCGCTAAGATGAAACTACAATTTTACAG ATTTTCCATAAACTGGCCCCGAATATTGCCCACGGGGTTCACAAACAAGATCAACCAAGCGGGTGTTGACTACTACAGTGATCTTATTGACGGGCTGTTGGCTGAGGGCATTGAACCCATTGTTACTATGTACCATTGGGAGTTGCCTGTCGCTATACAGGACCTGG GAGGCTGGGCAAACCCTCTCATAGTGGAATGGTTTGGAGACTTCGCCAGGGTTATCTTCAAAATCTACGCCGAGCGCGTGAGGACCTGGCTCACTTTCAACGAGCCGGTAGCCTTCTGCGATTACGGCTACAACTCTGGGATGTATGCCCCAGGGGTGCAAGAGCAAATCTACGGACCATACCTTTGCAATAAGCATGTACTGCTCGCCCACGCGAAAGCATACAGGATATTTCATAAAGAATTCCGCCCAAGATACACAG GCAAAATttcactcgcaaataacgtattGTGGATAGAACCGCTTGACCTGAGCTACTCTTCGCTGGCAGAACTTGGCAGACAACATCAG ACCGGCAGATATTCTCATCCAATATTCTCTAAGGAGGGCGGTTGGCCGCCGTCCATTGAGAAGTTGATGGAGGAATACAGTCTCAAGCAAGGCTTCAAGGAGTCCAGACTACCCAAATTCACTAGACACGAGATCGAATTCATAAAAg GCACAGCAGACTTCTATGGACTGAACTACTACACGACTAACATGATCAGACCAGCCATACCAGGGGATAAACCAGGCATATGGTTCCTCAACGGATCACCGGAACTAAATGCCACATTGCTTAAACCAAAGGGAGCGTATTATGGCCACGATGACTTACTTCCG GTTAAGCCAGAAGGCCTACGCAAAGAGCTGAACTGGCTGAAAGAACAGTACGGAGACATCGACTTCTTCATCACTGAGAACGGATACTCCACGACCGCCTACAATTTGGCCGACTACGAAAGAGTGAAATACATGAGGGATCATTTGGAACAG ATGTTGCTGTCCATCAAAGAGGACAAAGTGAGCGTGGTGGGTTACGCGGCGTGGTCTCTCGTAGACAACTTCGAGTGGCTTGGAGGTTACTC GACGAAGTTCGGCCTCTACGAAATAGATTACGAGCATCCAAACCGCACCAGAACCGCGCGCGCCTCCGCACATTACTACAGATGTGTCATAGAGAAGCGATCTTTAGACGTTCCGAAATCTTGCTACGTAAAGAACTACACACACAACAGAACTAGACGAACGGACAACCTTGCACCAAATAGGGGGATATCGACACAGTGTACAATAGTTTTAAACATTCTCGTATTAGCGGTaggttttatattaagtaccataataactataaattag